The Ranitomeya imitator isolate aRanImi1 chromosome 6, aRanImi1.pri, whole genome shotgun sequence genome window below encodes:
- the ARF1 gene encoding ADP-ribosylation factor 1, translating to MGNVFANLFKGLFGKKEMRILMVGLDAAGKTTILYKLKLGEIVTTIPTIGFNVETVEYKNISFTVWDVGGQDKIRPLWRHYFQNTQGLIFVVDSNDRERVNEAREELMRMLAEDELRDAVLLVFANKQDLPNAMNAAEITDKLGLHSLRHRNWYIQATCATSGDGLYEGLDWLSNQLRNQK from the exons ATGGGGAATGTGTTTGCCAATCTGTTCAAAGGCCTGTTTGGCAAGAAAGAGATGAGGATCCTCATGGTAGGTCTGGACGCTGCTGGTAAGACCACTATATTGTACAAGCTGAAGCTGGGAGAGATCGTGACCACAATCCCCACAATAG GTTTTAATGTAGAAACTGTAGAATATAAGAACATCAGCTTCACAGTATGGGACGTGGGTGGTCAGGACAAGATCAGGCCTCTCTGGCGCCACTACTTCCAGAACACACAAG GACTGATCTTTGTGGTGGACAGCAACGATCGGGAGCGCGTGAACGAGGCGAGGGAGGAGCTGATGAGGATGTTGGCGGAGGACGAGCTCAGAGACGCAGTCCTGCTGGTCTTTGCTAACAAACAG GATCTTCCCAACGCTATGAACGCAGCAGAAATCACAGACAAGTTAGGACTTCACTCCCTCCGACATAGAAACTGGTACATTCAGGCCACCTGTGCCACTAGCGGAGACGGGCTGTATGAAGGACTGGACTGGCTGTCCAATCAGCTCCGGAACCAGAAATGA